The proteins below come from a single Gemmatimonadota bacterium genomic window:
- a CDS encoding DUF4304 domain-containing protein, giving the protein MASDNSKWLQHALTPALKAAGFQEGREQLWRRTNATTVGVLSLQGSQWGPSFYVNLGVYFRAG; this is encoded by the coding sequence ATGGCATCCGATAACTCCAAGTGGCTTCAGCATGCTCTCACGCCGGCGCTCAAGGCGGCGGGATTCCAGGAAGGCAGGGAGCAACTTTGGCGGAGGACCAACGCCACGACGGTGGGCGTCCTTAGTCTCCAAGGGTCTCAATGGGGGCCGTCGTTCTACGTCAATCTTGGCGTCTACTTTCGCGCTGGGTGA
- a CDS encoding addiction module protein — MTIAERLQLVEELWDSIAADADAEALPLTDAERALIDERLAD; from the coding sequence CTGACCATCGCAGAACGCCTGCAGTTGGTCGAGGAACTCTGGGACAGCATCGCGGCCGACGCCGATGCCGAGGCCCTGCCGCTCACAGACGCTGAGCGGGCGCTGATCGACGAGCGCCTCGCGGACTAG
- a CDS encoding type II toxin-antitoxin system RelE/ParE family toxin, which produces MDTCFAAIEATPLAYPVVYRGARRALLRRFPYAILYLLDGERLHVLACTHTSLHPRRWRQRA; this is translated from the coding sequence GTGGATACGTGCTTCGCCGCGATCGAAGCGACGCCGCTCGCCTATCCCGTGGTGTATCGTGGCGCTCGACGCGCCCTCCTCCGGCGATTTCCGTACGCCATCCTGTACCTCCTCGACGGGGAGCGCCTTCATGTGCTGGCGTGTACCCACACCAGCCTTCATCCGCGGCGCTGGCGACAGCGCGCGTGA
- a CDS encoding DUF4145 domain-containing protein, with amino-acid sequence MKDLPDLEQKLLQEVYRAIAADSPRLSLMGARALVDMLIVRTIGDTGTFAQKLMKLEADGFVSRVNREVLDAVLEAGNASAHRGFEPSSRQLQTVMDIVENLLQSQLLHGSAQELKKTVPPRPPRA; translated from the coding sequence ATGAAGGATCTTCCTGACCTCGAGCAGAAGTTGCTTCAGGAGGTATATCGTGCGATTGCGGCGGACAGCCCGCGGCTCAGCTTGATGGGCGCGCGGGCTCTCGTTGACATGCTCATCGTTCGAACGATTGGCGATACGGGAACGTTTGCCCAGAAGCTCATGAAGCTTGAAGCCGATGGCTTCGTTAGCCGTGTGAATCGGGAGGTTCTTGACGCAGTTCTGGAAGCAGGGAACGCGTCAGCGCATCGAGGATTCGAGCCCTCCTCTCGACAGCTACAAACTGTAATGGACATAGTTGAGAACCTGCTGCAAAGCCAACTCCTCCATGGCAGCGCGCAGGAGCTGAAGAAGACGGTCCCTCCGCGGCCGCCGAGGGCATAG
- a CDS encoding CHAT domain-containing protein, with amino-acid sequence MSALTFLRGAPKGSAIEFLEFQNALLTRYILDRCGGNARCVDALYEVVRSNKGMLAIAYGSRLPASRAVIKALPEDEQAVTRAYRSLLTSGRGWENADSQRLREQLAPFAKAFGGNSRSDSSRSMQRDRLLLRDGEVVVDIMRTTPLVRGEARTYNAFIVSRDSMTRVVDLGRQGAVDSLVEGWRRAATLTVPDSARWAQATQSLADSIWRKIAAALPPRTAQVFVSPDGRMLRANWPIIAAAGGTSQPVAVLPSWAHLVGARRTQPPARDPVAYVASAPAFGERGQFAPVAARPSVSPSLGKARLRVDSVRSDLVTRESITQGLERARVGMLVTHGTTPQNLRDSLSTFLDRTYVALSGANTDPTARLTATDFARLDLRGLQLLLLVACRMADGAVVEGQGMLGFPLALSAAGAPTSLVSVWPAPNDSSTTMLVESFMRGVAEESRSFDDALRNAQDVVRRKVPRAEVLGRMGGVRRCVRTVTGGRRPCTDRSCHFLCLR; translated from the coding sequence GTGAGCGCCCTCACCTTCCTGCGGGGAGCGCCTAAGGGTAGTGCGATTGAGTTTCTGGAGTTTCAGAACGCACTCCTCACGCGCTACATCCTCGATCGTTGCGGAGGCAACGCACGGTGCGTTGATGCGCTCTACGAAGTGGTACGCTCGAACAAGGGCATGCTCGCCATCGCGTATGGTTCGCGCCTCCCCGCGTCTCGCGCAGTGATCAAGGCTCTCCCGGAGGACGAGCAGGCGGTCACTCGCGCGTATCGCTCGCTTCTCACGAGCGGCAGGGGGTGGGAGAACGCCGATTCGCAAAGATTGCGGGAGCAACTGGCGCCCTTCGCAAAGGCGTTCGGCGGCAACTCACGAAGTGACTCGAGTCGGTCGATGCAACGTGACCGTCTGCTGCTCCGCGATGGTGAGGTGGTGGTCGACATCATGCGTACCACTCCGCTGGTTCGCGGAGAGGCGAGAACATACAACGCGTTCATTGTCTCCAGGGACTCGATGACGCGAGTGGTCGACCTCGGACGCCAGGGAGCGGTCGACTCGTTGGTCGAGGGGTGGCGACGCGCGGCGACGCTCACGGTTCCCGATTCCGCCCGCTGGGCGCAAGCCACGCAGTCGCTTGCAGACTCCATCTGGCGAAAGATTGCTGCCGCGCTACCTCCCAGGACCGCGCAGGTGTTCGTCTCACCCGACGGTCGCATGCTTCGCGCCAACTGGCCGATCATCGCCGCCGCCGGTGGCACGTCGCAGCCGGTGGCCGTCCTCCCGTCGTGGGCGCATCTGGTAGGAGCAAGGCGCACGCAACCTCCTGCCCGCGATCCCGTGGCCTACGTGGCTTCGGCCCCCGCCTTCGGCGAACGCGGGCAGTTTGCCCCCGTCGCGGCAAGGCCAAGCGTCTCGCCGTCGCTAGGAAAGGCACGACTACGTGTCGATTCGGTGCGCTCCGACCTCGTGACGCGAGAATCGATCACGCAAGGGCTGGAGCGTGCGCGCGTTGGCATGCTCGTGACGCACGGCACCACGCCCCAGAATCTGCGCGACTCGCTGTCCACATTCCTGGATCGCACCTACGTTGCGCTGAGTGGAGCGAACACGGATCCCACCGCACGACTGACCGCCACGGATTTCGCGAGGCTCGATCTCCGCGGACTGCAGTTGCTGCTGCTCGTGGCCTGTCGCATGGCGGACGGTGCGGTCGTCGAAGGGCAGGGGATGCTGGGATTCCCCCTCGCGCTGTCAGCGGCGGGTGCGCCGACGTCGCTCGTCTCGGTCTGGCCGGCGCCCAACGATTCATCGACGACAATGCTGGTCGAATCCTTCATGCGCGGAGTGGCTGAAGAGAGCCGCAGCTTCGACGACGCACTGCGCAATGCACAGGACGTCGTACGCAGGAAAGTACCCCGAGCCGAAGTACTGGGCAGGATGGGTGGTGTTCGGCGATGCGTTCGGACGGTTACGGGAGGGAGGCGACCATGTACAGACCGCTCGTGTCACTTCTTGTGTTTGCGTTGA